gaccggtgtacaagttttctctccaaaaaatgcagttaatttcatctgtttgtcatgaggttccatgactttgttcacacatggcatctgaacacataaaataaatttggagaatttttattaatttttgaatgttttatttaacttgtatacacccatcgtgttcccggtcacaaatgaccggtcattagaaatgaatgggtaagactacaattagtgtataaaatagagttaaacacattctcacactcctttcccacaccccaacatgcaggtgtctttgagcagacacagatgtgtgtgaacacacacacacacacacacacacacacacacaccttatacccctttctggcttccatggcaacccccacaggaaagtatctctctgacttctttcccacaccccaacatgtaggtgtctttgagcaggcacgcacacacacacacacacacacacacacacacacacacacacacacacacacacacacacacacacacacacacacacaccttataaccctttctggcttccatggcaacccccatgggaaagtatctctcagacttctttcccacaccccaacatgttggtgtctttgagcaggcacacacacacacacacacacacacacacacacaccttatacccctttctggcttccatggcaacccccactggaaagtatctctcagacttctttcccacaccccaacatgtaggtgtctttgagcaggcacacacacacacacacacacaaacacacacacacacacacacacacacacatggacacagacacacacagacacacacaactttgcccctttttggcttccatggcaaccctcacgggaacctaccacgggaactgccaacacctgtcacctgacacctgacacctgtcaggtgtcaggtgtcagaagaagacccagctgaagttgtggtcacctttcggtccaaaaatggtaatttttcctggacctcatccccacctgagaggaacggtcagcttccatgtgaaaatgtcatgaggatgactagctaaatcatagtggtcaatgctgacgggaacacaaaagatgctatttttttgccactatttagaaaattgaaatgttttcaaaacagtgtccttggaaaacattgaaatgaagtactctgtgatatatactacaatatgtttcatctgagtgtttgttatagtcaaaataatatctatataatgttttttcccctaaaaacgaatggtatgatctcaggtaaattaggcctacagcacatacatagcaaatagaagttcaaaacttgtcattttcacaagagcagaagttgataaaaagatctaacacaacattaggtgataatatgtatcatagtggatttataatcaaatacaatgttaccggtcacatgtgaccgggaacctcatgagtgttagcccaaaatgaacacaataggagggttaaacaaggatttgtgtggtatactttgtatacatatgtatatgtatttgtatatagTTCACGTTCAGCTATCACTAAAATAGAATGTTCTCGCCCCCCCTGCTTTGCAGtaagaacagaggagaaaatttcTGGTGCATGCAGACTGAGTGACTGGACCTTTaaatcagagaaatgtttatattttctggaAATCAGAGGATTAAATTGCAATGACCATATAGCCTCATATATGCATTTTTTCACCCCAAATCCAGTGCCACCACCTGTGAGTCtacagttttggagataaatTAGACCTGCATGCAGGACtacaagggagacagtgagcagtaactaagtaactgtcatgttgttcttttcacaaatatgggAATGATAGTCAAatatatcattaaaatgcatagttttatataaaacagcatcaaaatttTTCGCTGGCCTATCGGCCGGCTATACAAaaggcccaataagatttcttttcatgcccctgatcctatgtctgttctgttgtaccAACACGCTTATTTTTAACAtaagtcattttgttgtaacttattttaatgtatatcaatatattgtaagTTCTCCTACCTGAGCGTCCAGGTGTGTAGTGCACATATATCTCCTTCCCATCATCCAGCTGGCAGCGATACTTCCTGTTACGCTCATGTTTCACCCGCAGAGCAGACATACAGTTCATCTGTCTGAACACTTCATAGTCGACACCTTCGCCCTTAAGCTTGTTCCCTGCTTCGTCCAGCCAGTGGATGCTGTTGAGCTCACACGGTTTATTGTTGTATTTAAGTAGAGAGCATTTTAATGTGATTCTTCCATCCTGATCTGGACCTGCtggagagactgagagaaaacCAGTAGCATCTGGTGGTGAAATCTGATCTAAATGAAACTTGAAGCCACTTTGCTACATGGGCCCAATGCGTTTctattatcttttatttattattataccgtatttattattattattattattattattattatcattattattattattattattattattattatttttactgaagTAGCATCATCTGGAGAGCTATTATGGCTGACTTTTTATGATGATTTGGATTCATTTCTCCAACTGTTTTTGTCTCCATttccagcttttctttttttaacttttttgtaAAATCTTTACAAGGCACTTTTCAGACATtacaaaatgtttcacaatCAAGTTCAAATTCAACACGAACAAGCATAGCAAAACATTAATATAATTTAGAGttaataaaatacatatatcCTGCctcaacaataaaaaatgaatgaaatatcgCCGCAAGGGTTGTACCAAATTTTGTGTAAATCGAACATATGATGGAGGAGTTCAAAATTTTGACCTTTCATCTTAGCGCCCCCATTAGTCTGATTTGGCTCACATTTGCACACATCTTCCAATCAATATGCAAAATTTCATGTCTCTACCACTTATCATTTCACAGGAACTTGCAAAAATATTtctgaaggagaaaagaaatgCTTGAACCCCCCAACGAACATCCTTGGCAACAGCAATACTGTGAATAGAAATCAGACGTTACAAAGGCTTTATGGTACAAGTCATTTTTAAGAAGCGATTCCACCAGGCCTCTAAATAATAATCCAAATGAGCTTTTGCAGAAGTTAACACTTACTTGTCAAAATATTTAGATAGAGCCGGGCTTCCTCCGCATCAGAGGTCAGTTTACAGCCGTAGAGACCAGCGTTGTCCGCTGTGATGTTTCTGATGTTCAGAGAGCAGTGAGGGCCCCAAGTCATCCTGTCCTCATCAGCTTTTTCAAACTGTCCACCCTGGATCAATGAAACGGttgaatcttgttttttgttgaaaatCCATGTAGTTGCAGAACAATAAGAGTAATTGAATGATGCAGCATTTCCACATGGCAGAGCAACGTTTTCTCCGAGTCTTTTGTAGAGAGCTTTTATTTCTGCGCTGA
The genomic region above belongs to Myripristis murdjan chromosome 24, fMyrMur1.1, whole genome shotgun sequence and contains:
- the LOC115356352 gene encoding uncharacterized protein LOC115356352; the protein is MSRRELILTFLLQFAGISAEIKALYKRLGENVALPCGNAASFNYSYCSATTWIFNKKQDSTVSLIQGGQFEKADEDRMTWGPHCSLNIRNITADNAGLYGCKLTSDAEEARLYLNILTISPAGPDQDGRITLKCSLLKYNNKPCELNSIHWLDEAGNKLKGEGVDYEVFRQMNCMSALRVKHERNRKYRCQLDDGKEIYVHYTPGRSDATNDANQGDDVGGVFPTQKYVFMAAALVGLFVALLAVTAVLLKRRKSAKDVSNEIPAHTVKLSHVESAAPQADPDDNLIYTTISHGDQSKSSGSRRVQEEDEVTYSTVKISSTGDRTMTTG